The Leptospira koniambonensis genome window below encodes:
- the atpB gene encoding F0F1 ATP synthase subunit A encodes MLKQIFATALLLFSLPLFASEGEASKPFDLNEVLVHHLMDHAEFPFNVGGHKVYEGHEGFDTNAHDIFVDHHNGKRFHFKGGLNLHITRRVTMMWIVCFFLLIVFIPAARLIAKNPLKIQSRFANAVEAFVNFLKNDVVDSNMDGHGHAYYHYIFTLFFFILFSNLLGLFPPVGEVIEVGTEIVQNYVNGEEVANAAAVSSAHHEPMWIAKVWNGITVTGDISVTLTLALITMLLLYGTGFVYQGPKYIFHSVPNGVPWLLWPLMWPLEFIVSPVAKTTALTLRLLANMTAGHVMILSIIGFIFFFQSYLVSIASIPAAVVLYFLETFVAFLQAYVFALLTSLFIGSSMHRH; translated from the coding sequence ATGTTGAAACAAATCTTCGCAACCGCATTATTATTGTTCTCACTTCCATTATTTGCTTCTGAGGGAGAAGCTTCCAAACCATTCGATTTGAATGAAGTGTTGGTTCACCACTTGATGGACCATGCTGAGTTTCCTTTCAATGTCGGCGGGCATAAAGTGTACGAAGGGCATGAAGGTTTCGATACCAATGCTCATGATATTTTCGTAGATCATCATAACGGGAAAAGATTTCATTTTAAAGGAGGATTGAATCTACATATCACACGTCGTGTTACAATGATGTGGATCGTTTGTTTCTTTCTTCTTATCGTATTTATCCCTGCCGCTCGACTGATCGCAAAAAATCCATTAAAGATACAAAGCAGATTTGCTAACGCTGTAGAAGCGTTTGTAAATTTTCTAAAAAACGATGTAGTCGATTCCAATATGGACGGCCACGGACATGCGTATTATCATTATATCTTCACATTATTCTTTTTCATTCTATTCAGTAACCTTTTAGGACTTTTCCCTCCAGTGGGAGAGGTGATTGAAGTCGGAACTGAGATAGTCCAAAATTATGTGAATGGAGAAGAAGTAGCAAATGCGGCTGCAGTTTCTTCCGCTCATCACGAACCTATGTGGATCGCAAAGGTTTGGAATGGTATTACTGTAACTGGTGATATTTCTGTTACCTTAACTCTCGCTCTCATTACAATGTTATTATTATATGGAACCGGTTTCGTATACCAAGGGCCAAAATATATTTTTCATTCGGTTCCGAATGGAGTTCCTTGGTTACTTTGGCCTCTTATGTGGCCTTTGGAGTTTATCGTTTCACCAGTTGCTAAGACAACTGCTTTAACTTTACGTCTTCTTGCAAATATGACTGCAGGGCACGTAATGATCTTATCAATCATTGGATTTATCTTCTTCTTCCAAAGTTATTTGGTATCCATTGCTTCTATTCCGGCAGCGGTGGTCCTTTACTTCTTGGAGACATTTGTGGCCTTCTTGCAGGCTTACGTTTTCGCACTATTAACCTCGCTCTTTATTGGGTCGAGTATGCACAGGCATTAA
- the atpE gene encoding ATP synthase F0 subunit C: MEFGLGYIGVGLGLGLAVLGAGLGIGRIGGSAAEGISRQPDAGGKIQTAMIISAGLIEGAALFAIVIALLASLTLGGELTKTVNKAVATPAAASQTEGK; encoded by the coding sequence ATGGAATTCGGACTAGGATATATCGGCGTTGGCTTAGGTCTAGGACTAGCAGTTCTTGGAGCAGGTTTAGGAATCGGAAGAATCGGAGGATCTGCTGCGGAAGGAATTAGCCGTCAGCCTGATGCTGGTGGAAAAATCCAAACTGCAATGATCATTTCTGCAGGTCTTATCGAAGGTGCGGCTCTGTTCGCAATCGTAATCGCTCTTTTAGCTTCCTTAACACTCGGCGGAGAATTGACTAAAACTGTTAACAAAGCAGTTGCAACTCCTGCTGCGGCTTCTCAAACAGAAGGTAAATAA
- a CDS encoding F0F1 ATP synthase subunit B codes for MFLLAASLDLLNVNPGLVIWTLLTFTIVVIILKKFAWDVILKALDERAETIQNDIRKAADVRSEAESLLKDYETRIAQAKDQANGIVAEAKSDATNLKNKMLDDASKEVKALKDTAIKDIELAKSKALAELQGQIVDMTVQVAALVLEKQLKAEDYKSFIENELGKIKKLSA; via the coding sequence TTGTTTCTTTTAGCAGCATCACTTGATCTACTAAATGTAAATCCGGGTCTAGTAATCTGGACCCTTCTTACATTTACGATCGTAGTGATTATCTTAAAGAAGTTCGCTTGGGATGTGATCCTCAAAGCACTCGATGAGAGAGCCGAGACCATCCAAAACGATATTCGTAAGGCTGCTGACGTACGTTCCGAAGCGGAATCTCTGCTGAAAGATTATGAAACAAGAATCGCACAAGCAAAGGACCAAGCTAATGGAATCGTAGCGGAAGCGAAATCGGACGCTACTAACCTGAAAAACAAAATGTTGGATGATGCTTCGAAAGAAGTGAAAGCGTTAAAAGATACCGCTATCAAAGATATCGAACTCGCAAAATCCAAAGCATTGGCAGAACTCCAAGGACAGATCGTAGACATGACCGTTCAAGTCGCGGCACTGGTTCTGGAGAAACAGTTAAAAGCTGAAGATTATAAGTCTTTCATCGAAAACGAGTTAGGCAAGATCAAGAAACTGAGCGCGTAA
- the atpH gene encoding ATP synthase F1 subunit delta, translating into MSYSAIPKTYAAAFADASSSPEEAEQELDSIVSIFRIEPQFRDFFDTPSVKREDKEAVLLKTFQGKISEITLNFLQVLLRRGRFSFLSEIHEALKEELDRKAGRVRAKVKSYPAMDEASLSKLREVLKERFKSEFILEASEDPSLLGGFVVRFQDLAIDSSMKSQLKKVRQTLLDSKLPVGVVYEN; encoded by the coding sequence ATGAGCTATTCTGCGATCCCAAAAACATACGCGGCCGCTTTTGCGGACGCTAGTTCTTCTCCGGAAGAAGCCGAACAGGAATTGGATTCTATCGTAAGTATTTTCCGTATAGAACCACAGTTCCGCGATTTTTTCGATACCCCTTCCGTTAAAAGGGAAGATAAGGAAGCAGTTTTATTAAAGACCTTCCAGGGGAAAATTTCGGAAATCACTCTGAACTTTTTACAGGTGCTTCTTCGCAGGGGAAGATTTTCATTTCTTTCCGAAATTCACGAAGCTTTAAAAGAAGAACTGGATCGTAAAGCAGGAAGAGTTCGCGCGAAAGTCAAAAGTTATCCCGCTATGGATGAGGCTTCTCTTTCCAAATTAAGGGAAGTATTAAAAGAAAGATTCAAATCGGAATTCATCTTGGAAGCAAGTGAAGATCCGAGCCTTCTCGGAGGTTTCGTGGTCAGATTCCAAGACTTGGCGATCGACTCTTCCATGAAAAGCCAACTTAAGAAAGTAAGGCAAACCTTGCTGGACAGCAAATTACCGGTCGGAGTGGTGTATGAAAATTAA
- the atpA gene encoding F0F1 ATP synthase subunit alpha, with translation MKIKTDEITSVLKQEILNYKKDLGVEEVGTVLEVGDGIARVFGLRNVMAGELVEFQNGVRGQAFNLEDNSVGVIIYGEYKNIREGFSVKRIGKILEVPVGPEMLGRVVNPLGEPLDGKGPINTKHTRAVESPAPGISKRQPVEEPLQTGIKSIDAMIPIGRGQRELIIGDRGTGKTSIALDTIINQKGSGVICVYVAIGQKASTVATIVEKLKAVGALEYTIVVSATAADPAPLQYIAPYSGCSMAEYFMYNEKKATLVVYDDLSKQAVAYRQMCLLLRRPPGREAYPGDVFYLHSRLLERAAKLDEKYGAGSLTALPIIETQEGEVSAYIPTNVISITDGQIYLQSNLFASGVRPAVDVGISVSRVGSAAQIKAMKQVAGKMKLELAQFRELEAFAQLGTDLDPITQAQLDRGYRIVEMLKQPVSSPYPVEEQVVEIFAVTRGHMDKVPVPKVREFGAHLLNVLRTQQPEVLNAIRTEKKISDEGKLGEVIASIAADFVRNLK, from the coding sequence ATGAAAATTAAAACAGACGAAATTACGTCGGTCCTCAAACAGGAAATTTTAAATTATAAAAAAGATCTGGGTGTCGAAGAAGTCGGAACTGTTCTGGAAGTAGGGGACGGTATCGCTCGAGTTTTCGGCCTCAGAAATGTAATGGCCGGAGAACTTGTAGAATTCCAAAACGGAGTTCGCGGTCAGGCATTCAACTTGGAAGACAATTCCGTGGGTGTGATCATTTACGGAGAATACAAAAATATCCGTGAAGGATTCTCCGTAAAAAGAATCGGAAAAATTTTAGAGGTTCCGGTTGGACCGGAAATGCTCGGACGTGTGGTAAACCCACTCGGTGAGCCTCTTGATGGAAAAGGACCAATCAATACCAAACATACTCGTGCGGTAGAAAGTCCAGCTCCTGGTATTTCCAAAAGACAACCGGTTGAAGAGCCTCTTCAAACTGGTATCAAAAGTATTGATGCAATGATCCCGATAGGCCGTGGCCAAAGGGAGTTGATCATTGGAGACCGTGGAACTGGTAAAACTTCCATCGCTCTTGATACGATCATCAACCAAAAAGGTTCCGGAGTTATCTGCGTTTACGTAGCGATCGGACAAAAAGCTTCCACTGTAGCGACTATTGTGGAAAAACTAAAAGCGGTTGGAGCCCTGGAATATACCATCGTGGTTTCCGCAACTGCTGCTGATCCTGCTCCTCTTCAATACATCGCACCGTATTCCGGCTGTTCTATGGCTGAATACTTCATGTATAATGAGAAAAAAGCTACCTTAGTTGTTTATGATGACTTATCAAAACAAGCGGTTGCTTATCGCCAAATGTGTCTTCTTCTTCGTAGACCTCCGGGCCGCGAAGCTTATCCTGGAGACGTATTCTATCTTCACTCTCGCTTATTAGAAAGAGCGGCTAAATTGGATGAGAAATATGGAGCAGGTTCATTAACCGCGCTTCCTATCATCGAAACCCAAGAAGGTGAGGTTTCTGCTTATATTCCGACTAACGTGATTTCGATCACTGATGGTCAGATCTATCTACAATCTAACTTATTCGCATCAGGGGTTCGTCCTGCAGTGGATGTGGGTATCTCCGTATCTCGTGTTGGTTCCGCAGCTCAGATCAAAGCGATGAAACAAGTCGCTGGAAAAATGAAACTGGAATTAGCTCAGTTTAGAGAGTTAGAAGCATTCGCTCAGCTTGGAACTGACTTGGATCCAATCACTCAGGCTCAGTTGGACAGAGGATATCGCATCGTTGAGATGTTGAAACAACCTGTTTCCAGCCCTTATCCTGTAGAAGAACAAGTGGTCGAAATTTTTGCGGTAACCAGAGGACATATGGACAAAGTTCCAGTTCCTAAGGTGAGAGAGTTCGGAGCACATTTATTAAACGTTCTTCGCACACAACAGCCAGAAGTATTGAACGCTATTCGCACCGAAAAGAAAATTTCGGACGAAGGAAAACTGGGAGAGGTTATCGCCTCTATCGCAGCTGACTTTGTTAGGAACCTGAAGTAA
- the atpG gene encoding ATP synthase F1 subunit gamma: protein MATPREIKKRISSVKNTRKITRTMEMVATAKSKKLSDRVNASHPFSNKIKELVGALASLASVVKSPYLRKPNTIRSIALLVITANRGLCGGYNSKTIRLAKNRIQELKDQGVNVRLFVVGKKGISYFQFAKEKIEKSYTHIDDKSGYKEAEEFADFFLGLFASEEVDSVEIISTVYHSSANQEPEVTKVLPFEAQGEANVGSNVLYEPSPADILESLLPLVVKTAFLKAILEANCSEQIAKRVAMKSATDAASEMIKLLTRGYNRIRQAKITQEISEIVAGADSLN, encoded by the coding sequence TTGGCTACACCTCGGGAAATAAAGAAACGGATCAGCTCCGTTAAGAACACTCGGAAGATCACTCGAACTATGGAAATGGTCGCTACGGCTAAATCCAAAAAGTTGAGTGATCGGGTGAATGCGTCTCATCCATTCTCTAATAAAATTAAAGAATTGGTGGGAGCGCTTGCATCCCTTGCTTCCGTAGTAAAAAGTCCTTATTTAAGAAAACCGAATACGATTCGTTCGATCGCTCTTCTTGTGATCACTGCTAACAGAGGTCTTTGTGGTGGATATAACTCCAAAACAATCCGTTTAGCAAAAAATCGCATCCAAGAATTGAAAGATCAGGGCGTGAATGTTCGACTTTTTGTCGTAGGTAAAAAAGGAATTTCCTATTTCCAATTCGCAAAAGAGAAAATAGAAAAATCCTATACTCATATTGACGATAAGTCCGGTTACAAAGAAGCGGAAGAGTTTGCGGACTTCTTCTTGGGTCTATTTGCAAGTGAAGAAGTGGATTCAGTAGAAATTATTTCTACGGTTTATCATTCTTCTGCAAACCAAGAGCCTGAAGTTACTAAGGTTCTTCCGTTTGAAGCACAAGGAGAAGCTAACGTAGGTTCCAACGTTCTGTATGAGCCAAGTCCGGCTGATATTTTGGAATCACTTCTTCCTTTAGTAGTAAAAACTGCATTTTTAAAGGCGATCTTGGAAGCGAATTGTTCCGAGCAGATCGCAAAGCGCGTGGCCATGAAATCCGCAACGGACGCGGCCTCCGAGATGATCAAACTTCTGACCCGCGGTTACAACCGTATTCGTCAGGCGAAGATCACTCAGGAGATCTCGGAGATTGTAGCGGGTGCGGACTCGCTAAACTAG
- the atpD gene encoding F0F1 ATP synthase subunit beta, translating into MSKGKVKQIIGSVLDIEFESGHLPEIFNALEIDAVVEGKKEKIIAEVQQHTGGSAVRAIALSSTDGLVRGQDVSDTGAPISVPVGDVTLGRIFNVLGEPVDEGAPIQVKERKPIHRAAPSYEDLSPKTEVFETGIKVIDLLAPYIKGGKTGLFGGAGVGKTVLIQELINNIAKQHGGFSVFAGVGERTREGNDLWREMKESGVINKTVLCYGQMNEPPGARLRVALSALTMAEHFRDSIGTDVLLFVDNIFRFSQAGSEVSALLGRMPSAVGYQPTLSTEMGALQERITSTRKGSITSVQAIYVPADDLTDPAPANAFAHLDATTVLSRAISDKGIYPAVDPLDSTSRVMNAEVLGAEHYGVAREVQRILQRYKDLQDIIAILGMDELSEDDKVLVARARKIEKFLSQPFHVAEVFTGSPGKYVKLADTVRSFKELIAGNCDHLPEQAFYMVGTIEDAIEKSKNLRA; encoded by the coding sequence ATGAGCAAAGGTAAAGTAAAACAAATCATCGGATCCGTTTTGGATATCGAATTCGAGTCCGGACATCTGCCCGAAATTTTTAACGCGCTTGAAATCGACGCGGTCGTAGAAGGCAAAAAGGAAAAAATTATCGCCGAAGTGCAACAGCATACCGGTGGTAGTGCGGTAAGAGCGATTGCTCTTTCTTCCACTGACGGCCTTGTAAGAGGACAGGATGTTTCTGATACAGGAGCTCCTATTTCCGTTCCAGTTGGGGACGTGACCCTCGGAAGAATTTTTAACGTTCTGGGAGAGCCTGTTGATGAGGGTGCTCCTATCCAAGTGAAAGAGCGTAAGCCGATCCATAGAGCGGCTCCAAGTTACGAAGACCTTTCCCCTAAAACGGAAGTATTCGAAACAGGGATCAAGGTTATCGACCTTCTTGCACCTTACATCAAAGGTGGAAAGACCGGACTCTTCGGAGGAGCCGGAGTTGGTAAGACAGTTCTTATCCAAGAGTTGATCAACAATATCGCGAAACAACACGGTGGATTCTCAGTATTCGCTGGTGTTGGCGAAAGAACCAGAGAAGGAAACGACCTCTGGAGAGAGATGAAAGAATCCGGAGTTATCAACAAGACTGTACTTTGTTATGGTCAGATGAATGAGCCTCCTGGTGCTCGTCTTCGCGTTGCTCTTTCTGCTCTTACAATGGCGGAACATTTCCGTGATTCCATCGGAACAGACGTATTACTCTTCGTAGACAATATCTTCCGTTTCTCCCAAGCGGGATCAGAAGTATCGGCTCTACTCGGACGTATGCCTTCTGCGGTAGGATACCAACCAACTCTTTCAACAGAGATGGGTGCTCTTCAAGAGCGTATTACTTCTACTCGTAAGGGATCCATTACTTCCGTTCAGGCGATTTACGTTCCTGCGGACGACTTGACTGACCCTGCTCCTGCGAATGCGTTCGCTCACTTGGATGCAACTACGGTTCTTTCTCGTGCGATCTCTGATAAAGGAATTTATCCTGCGGTTGACCCACTTGACTCTACTTCCCGCGTGATGAACGCAGAAGTTTTGGGTGCGGAACACTATGGTGTTGCTCGTGAGGTTCAAAGGATTCTTCAACGTTATAAAGACCTTCAAGATATTATCGCGATCCTTGGTATGGACGAACTTTCTGAAGACGATAAGGTTCTTGTTGCGAGAGCAAGAAAGATCGAGAAATTCCTTTCTCAGCCTTTCCACGTTGCAGAAGTATTCACAGGATCTCCTGGAAAATACGTAAAACTTGCAGATACAGTTCGCTCTTTCAAAGAGTTGATCGCAGGAAATTGCGACCACCTTCCAGAGCAAGCCTTCTACATGGTAGGAACCATAGAAGATGCGATCGAGAAGTCCAAAAACCTGAGAGCATAA
- the atpC gene encoding ATP synthase F1 subunit epsilon yields the protein MMAAKLDVSVISPEKLLFHGDADSIVVPGSEGFFGVYPGHTSLVSLLGIGVLEVRQGNKTKIAAIEGGFFEVRDNKVTILTDHGSLKEDIDLAAAQKALEEAEALPASTEKNTLVLKAKTRILAASR from the coding sequence TTGATGGCAGCCAAGCTAGACGTATCGGTAATCTCTCCAGAGAAACTACTCTTCCACGGCGATGCTGACAGCATCGTCGTACCTGGAAGCGAAGGGTTTTTCGGAGTGTATCCGGGCCATACTTCTCTTGTTTCCCTGCTTGGGATCGGCGTGTTGGAAGTCCGACAAGGAAATAAAACCAAAATCGCCGCTATCGAAGGCGGGTTTTTCGAAGTAAGAGACAATAAAGTTACAATTTTAACGGACCACGGTAGCCTTAAGGAAGATATCGACCTTGCTGCCGCCCAAAAAGCCCTAGAAGAAGCGGAAGCTCTTCCTGCCTCCACAGAGAAAAATACTCTCGTCCTAAAAGCAAAAACCCGAATTTTAGCAGCTTCACGCTAA